CAGCTTTTAAAATTTCGTCTATACAATTTCCATCCTGAGGATAAAAAGCAACTCCTACAACACTCTTTAATTCAAACTCATCACCAACCAAATACCATCTACCTTCGATAATCTCCCATATAATCTTTATGTATTCTACTAATAAATCTCTGCATCCATACTCGTAAAAAAGTATTGCAAATTTATCGTCCTCTATTTTGGCAACAAAGCTTTTCTCCGGAAGTCCATTTTTAAGCTTAAAGCCAATATCTTTTAAAATAACACTTGCGAGGGAGCAAAAACTACTACCTTCAAACTCTCCCAAATTTTCTATATCAACTATAATTACTGCTATTTCATCAAAACATGAAGATACATTTTGCTGTAGTCTTTGAAAAAATATTTCAAGCTGTAATTTATTTGGTAGCCCTGTGAGCATATCAAAATATGCAATTTCAACCATCTTTGTTTTCTTCCCATTTTGAAACCTCTTATACTCCTTTTTTGTAATTTCAAAAAGTTTCCTTTTGATAGTATCACATTGAACAATCGTTTTTTGCAGAGACATTTTGAGCTTGTAGTTTTCTCGTAAAAGGGTGTAGAGAAAGTAAAATAAATAAAAACTATCTATTACAACCATTAACGTAGAAAAAATACCCACCCAAAGTTTATATTTTTCAAAAAATGCCGTATTAAAAAATACTACATAGATTACCGCTGCTAAATAAACAAAATTAAAAACAAAAAATACCAAGGCGGTAAACAAACCTTTTCTGAAACATTCTGAAGAATAAAACTTTGAAAGCATAAATTAAACTTCCTCCAGTTCCTCCTTCAAGGTTTAATATATTTTTACCCCTACTTTTCATGATTTTAACCCTGAGTATTTATTAATCTTTGCCGTTTAACCGCTTTCAATTATACATTAACATATTTCGAACTGACAAGGTTATCACCACAAAAATCATACAACTTTTTGTTTCACCGCCCCGACTTCTTAAACCACTGCAAACTGGCTTATATACAGGTTATAGTAGAAACCTTTATTTGCTATAAGTTCATCATGTGTACCCTGTTCGACAATTCTGCCATCGTGTATTACAAGAATAAGGTCAGCATTTCTGATAGTTGAAAGTCTGTGGGCTATCACAAAACTTGTTCTTCCCTGCATAAGCTTTAACATTGCGCTCTGGACAAGTTTTTCTGTCCTTGTATCGATATTGCTTGTTGCCTCATCTAATATAAGAATTGCCGGGTCAGAAAGTATTGCTCTTGCAATTGCCAGAAGCTGTCTTTGCCCCTGACTTAAGTCCATTCCATTGTCTGTAAGTACTGTATCATAACCATGTGGAAGATGTTTTATAAACTCATGTGCATTTGCCATCTTTGAAGCTAATATTACTTCATCGTCTGTGGCAGAAAGTTTTCCATACCTTATATTTTCCTTAACAGTTTCTGAAAATAAAAATGTATCTTGAAGTACAATCCCAAGTTTTCTTCTGAGGCTGTACCTGTTTATCCTTCTTATATCAATACCGTCAATCAAAATCTGTCCGCTATCAATATCGTAAAATCTGCTAAGCAAATTCACAATTGTCGTTTTCCCGCTTCCAGTGGGTCCAACAAGCGCTACCATCTGCCCGGGTTTTACCTTAAAACTCACATCTTTGATAACAGGCTGACCTTTTGTGTAAGAAAACCATACGTTTTTAAATTCAACTTCTCCTTTAATATCCTGCAGGTCAACTTCATCTTCAAAAGAAGTCTCTTCTACCTCATCCATTATCTCAAATACTCTCTCAGCTGAAGCAAACGCAGACTGGATCTGATTAAACTGGTTTGCAAGCTCATTTAACGGTCGTGTAAACTGTCTTGCGTATTGAATAAAACTTGCAATTGTCCCAACTGTGATAAAACTTCTGAGCGCTAAAAAGCCACCCGATGCTGCAACAATTATAAACGCAAGGTTATTCAAAAGGTTCATAAGAGGCGGAATAACCCCTGAAAATATCTGGGCTTTTATCCCCACATGTGTAAGTTCTCTGTTCACTTTTTCAAATTTTTGTATTTCTTTTTCTTCTCTTGTAAAAACTTTTATAACCTTCTGACCAGTTATATCCTCTTCAATTATGCTATTCAAACTACCCAAAAGCTTCTGGTTTTGTGAAAATAACTTTCTTGTTTTATTTGCGATTAAGTTTGTTAGCCAGAACATAAGCGGCACAACTGTCAACGTTAAAATTGTAAGCAAAGGACTTAAAATTAGCATAACAATTATTGAGCCTGTTATGGTTATAATACTCGAGAATATTGAAGTTAAACTTGCGTTGAGAGTGTTTGTCATAACATCAATGTCGTTTGTCAGTCTTGACATTAAATCTCCATGTGCTCTTGTATCAAAAACTTTTATTGGAATTCTTTGGAGTTTTGAAAAAAGATCACCTCGCATTTTGAAAACTATCTTTTGGGAAATTGTCATCATTCCGTAACCCTGAAGATACGCAAAAAAGGAGTTGAGAATATAAATTCCTATCATTGCCAGCACTATTTTATAAAGTCCGTCAAGTTTTTTCGGAACTATATATCCATCTATGGCTCTTTGGATTAAAAGAGGAGAAATAATCTGCAAAATCGCACCTGCTATGACAGTTACAAATATCCCGAAAAGTAAAAGTCTGAATTCATTAAAATATTCCCAAAGTCTTTTTAAAGTAGATTTTAAATCTTTGGGCTTTGCTCCTTTGGACAAAAATCTGTGTGCTGGTCCTCTTCCTGGAACAGGCCCCGGTCCAAATACAGGTGGCTGAAACGAAGATTGCTGTTTTTTATCAGGCAATTTTGCTTTCCTCCTCCCCACTCTGAGTTAAATAAATTTCTCTGTAGATAGGACAGTTTTTTACAAGCTCGTCATGTGTACCAATTGCTACAATTTTGCCTGCGTCCATGACAATTATCTTATCTGCATGTCTTATAGAAGATATTCTCTGAGCTATTATAAAGGTTGTTGTACCCTTTGTGTACTCTTTCAAAGCTGCCTGAATCTTCTTTTCAGTTGCCATATCAACAGCTGATGTACAGTCATCCAATATCAATATTTTGGGTCTTTTCAAGATAGCTCTGGCAATTGAAATCCTCTGTTTTTGTCCACCAGAAAGATTCACTCCACGTTCAGACACCTCAGTGTCATATCCTTTTTCAAAACTCATGATAAAATGGTGAGCCTGCGCTGCCTTTGCAGCCTGTATTATTTCTTCCATAGTGGCATTCTCATTACCCCATGCAATATTCTCTTTTATCGTTCCTGTAAAGAGAATTGTATCCTGTAAAACTATACTGATGCACTTTCGCAAAACCTCAACATCGTAGTCTTTTACATTTACATCATCAATTAATACCTCACCTTCCTGAACATCATAAAGTCTGGGAATTAAGCTAACAAGGGTGGATTTCCCGGAACCTGTTGTGCCAATAATGCCAACTGTTTCACCCGGATTCACAATAAATGATATATTTTCAAGTGCCGGACTATTTTCATCCTGGTTGTAGTAAAAAGTTACATTCCTAAACTCCACTTTGCCAAATTCAATTGGTTTTTTGACTGCATTTTCTTTGCTTTTGATATCTATATCACACTCAAGAACTTCATTGATTCGTTCTGCAGAAGCACTTGCTCTTGTAATAAACAAAAAGATATTACCTATCATCATCAGAGAAAACAGTATCTGCATTGTATAATTTATAAATGCCATAAGCTGCCCCACCTGTAGACTGCCATATTTCACTTCAAACCCTCCAAACCATACAACACCTACCATTGCCATGTTCATAACAAGTCCAAATAGCGGCATCGTAATTACAACAATCCCAAATGCCTTCATAGAAGTTTCTAAAAGCTCTCTGTTTGCATTATAAAACCTTTTCTGTTCATATTCATGCCTGACGAAAGCTTTTACTACTCTGCTTCCTAAAAGATTTTCACGCATTACAGCGTTTACTCTGTCTATTCTTTTCTGAACCTGAGAAAATAAAGGAAAACTGTATTTTATCATGATATAAAAAATTAGTATAACAAAGGGTATTGAGATAAACAAAACAAGCGAAAGTTTAGGATCTATTGTGAGAGTCATTATAATTCCACCAATAAAAAGAAATGGTGCTCGTACAACTATTCTAAGCATCATCATGACAATATTTTGCATTTGCACAACATCATTGGTAAGCCTTGTAATGAGAGTTTCCGGTCGAAACCTGTCAACATTTTTAAACGAAAACGACATTATTTTTTTGAACAGGTCACACCTCAAGTCGTAGGCAAAGTTCTGGCTTGCAATGCTTGAAAATACCACACATCCCCCACCGCCAATCATCCCAATCAGAGCTGCTAAAATCATTATCAGTCCTGTTTTCAAAATGTATTCTATATCGCCTCTTTTTAGCCCAATATCAATTATCCTTTCCATAAACCTCGGCTGCATAAGGTCCATTGCTACTTCTAAAATCATAAACAGAGGAGCTAAAATCACAGCCCATGTATATGGCTTCAAGTATCTAAAAAGTTTTAACATTTTTTATTGACCTCCTTTTTGGTCACAGCATCCTATCATTTTTAGAACAAGTTTTTTGAGTCTTTTTAGCAGATACCATAGCTCTTCAATCTCGTCCTCAGAAAGTCTTGAAAGATTTATCTCAAGGTTCTGGTTTACCCACCGTGTGTGAATACTTAAAAACTCTCTTCCTTTTTCTGTTGATTGAACTATTGAAACTCTTCTGTCAGAATCA
The DNA window shown above is from Caldicellulosiruptor owensensis OL and carries:
- a CDS encoding ABC transporter ATP-binding protein encodes the protein MSKGAKPKDLKSTLKRLWEYFNEFRLLLFGIFVTVIAGAILQIISPLLIQRAIDGYIVPKKLDGLYKIVLAMIGIYILNSFFAYLQGYGMMTISQKIVFKMRGDLFSKLQRIPIKVFDTRAHGDLMSRLTNDIDVMTNTLNASLTSIFSSIITITGSIIVMLILSPLLTILTLTVVPLMFWLTNLIANKTRKLFSQNQKLLGSLNSIIEEDITGQKVIKVFTREEKEIQKFEKVNRELTHVGIKAQIFSGVIPPLMNLLNNLAFIIVAASGGFLALRSFITVGTIASFIQYARQFTRPLNELANQFNQIQSAFASAERVFEIMDEVEETSFEDEVDLQDIKGEVEFKNVWFSYTKGQPVIKDVSFKVKPGQMVALVGPTGSGKTTIVNLLSRFYDIDSGQILIDGIDIRRINRYSLRRKLGIVLQDTFLFSETVKENIRYGKLSATDDEVILASKMANAHEFIKHLPHGYDTVLTDNGMDLSQGQRQLLAIARAILSDPAILILDEATSNIDTRTEKLVQSAMLKLMQGRTSFVIAHRLSTIRNADLILVIHDGRIVEQGTHDELIANKGFYYNLYISQFAVV
- a CDS encoding ABC transporter ATP-binding protein, with translation MLKLFRYLKPYTWAVILAPLFMILEVAMDLMQPRFMERIIDIGLKRGDIEYILKTGLIMILAALIGMIGGGGCVVFSSIASQNFAYDLRCDLFKKIMSFSFKNVDRFRPETLITRLTNDVVQMQNIVMMMLRIVVRAPFLFIGGIIMTLTIDPKLSLVLFISIPFVILIFYIMIKYSFPLFSQVQKRIDRVNAVMRENLLGSRVVKAFVRHEYEQKRFYNANRELLETSMKAFGIVVITMPLFGLVMNMAMVGVVWFGGFEVKYGSLQVGQLMAFINYTMQILFSLMMIGNIFLFITRASASAERINEVLECDIDIKSKENAVKKPIEFGKVEFRNVTFYYNQDENSPALENISFIVNPGETVGIIGTTGSGKSTLVSLIPRLYDVQEGEVLIDDVNVKDYDVEVLRKCISIVLQDTILFTGTIKENIAWGNENATMEEIIQAAKAAQAHHFIMSFEKGYDTEVSERGVNLSGGQKQRISIARAILKRPKILILDDCTSAVDMATEKKIQAALKEYTKGTTTFIIAQRISSIRHADKIIVMDAGKIVAIGTHDELVKNCPIYREIYLTQSGEEESKIA